One segment of Haemophilus influenzae DNA contains the following:
- a CDS encoding RidA family protein, translating into MTQIIHTEKAPAAIGPYVQAVDLGNLVLTSGQIPVNPATGEVPADIVAQARQSLENVKAIIEKAGLTAADIVKTTVFVKDLNDFSAVNAEYERFFKENNHPNFPARSCVEVARLPKDVGLEIEAIAVRK; encoded by the coding sequence ATGACTCAAATTATTCATACTGAAAAAGCACCTGCGGCCATTGGTCCTTATGTTCAAGCGGTTGATCTTGGCAATTTAGTTTTAACCTCAGGGCAAATTCCCGTGAATCCTGCAACAGGCGAAGTGCCTGCGGACATCGTTGCACAAGCACGCCAATCTTTAGAAAACGTGAAAGCGATTATCGAGAAAGCGGGTTTAACCGCCGCAGATATTGTAAAAACAACGGTTTTTGTGAAAGATCTTAACGACTTTTCAGCAGTTAATGCAGAATACGAACGTTTCTTTAAAGAAAATAATCATCCTAACTTCCCTGCTCGTTCTTGTGTGGAAGTTGCGCGTTTACCAAAAGATGTGGGATTAGAAATCGAAGCGATTGCAGTGAGAAAATAA
- the htpX gene encoding protease HtpX — protein sequence MMMRILLFLATNMAVMLVLGIILSVTGIAGNSTGGILIMALLFGFAGSLISLFLSKTMALRSVDGEVITQPRNQTERWLIDTVSRQAQKAGIPMPDVAIYHSPDVNAFATGATKSNSLVAVSTGLLNNMTEAEAEAVLAHEISHISNGDMVTMALLQGVLNTFVIFLSRVIATAVASSRNNNGEETRSSGIYFLVSMVLEMLFGVLASIIAMWFSRYREFRADAGSASLVGKEKMIMALQRLQQLHEPQNLEGSLNAFMINGKRSELFMSHPPLEKRIEALRNL from the coding sequence ATTATGATGCGAATTCTTCTTTTCTTGGCAACCAATATGGCTGTAATGCTGGTATTGGGGATTATTTTAAGTGTGACTGGTATTGCAGGAAATAGCACTGGCGGCATTTTAATTATGGCTTTGCTATTTGGTTTTGCTGGTTCATTAATTTCCTTATTCCTGTCTAAAACAATGGCATTACGTTCTGTAGATGGAGAAGTGATTACTCAACCTCGTAATCAAACTGAACGTTGGTTAATTGATACCGTTAGTCGCCAAGCACAGAAAGCGGGTATTCCCATGCCAGACGTGGCAATTTATCATTCACCCGATGTGAATGCTTTTGCTACAGGCGCGACAAAAAGCAACTCTTTGGTAGCAGTGAGTACGGGATTATTAAACAACATGACGGAGGCTGAAGCTGAAGCTGTTTTAGCACACGAAATTTCTCATATTTCCAATGGCGATATGGTGACGATGGCGTTATTGCAAGGCGTATTGAATACTTTTGTAATTTTCTTGTCTCGCGTTATCGCAACGGCGGTAGCAAGTTCGCGTAACAATAATGGAGAGGAAACGCGCAGTTCAGGTATTTATTTCTTGGTTTCTATGGTATTGGAAATGCTCTTTGGTGTGCTTGCGAGTATTATCGCAATGTGGTTCTCACGCTACCGCGAATTTCGTGCAGATGCTGGTTCCGCAAGTTTAGTAGGCAAAGAAAAAATGATTATGGCACTGCAACGTTTGCAACAACTTCACGAACCACAAAATCTCGAAGGTTCTTTAAATGCCTTTATGATTAATGGTAAACGCAGTGAACTCTTTATGAGCCATCCACCACTCGAAAAGCGTATTGAAGCCTTACGCAATCTTTAA
- a CDS encoding anaerobic C4-dicarboxylate transporter, producing the protein MSAMFLLQFAIVLLCIFVGARVGGIGLGVFGGLGLAILSFGFGLKPAGLPIDVMFMIMAVVAAAAAMQAAGGLDYMIKIATKILRRNPKHITFIAPAVTWLFTLLAGTGHVAYSVLPVIAEVSRQNGIRPERPMSMAVIASQFAIVASPIAAAVVAVVAYLEPQGIHLGDVLMVTIPSTILGLFLACLFVNKMGKELKDDPEYQRRLNDPKYADIFASTTSVKEVEVSKTAKISVSLFLFGALLVVLMGAVPSIRPVFDGKPMGMAHTIEIIMLSIGALIILTCKPDGTAITKGSVFHAGMRAVIAIFGIAWLGDTLMQAHITEVKEMVKGLVETAPWAFAFALFVLSVLVNSQGATVATLFPLGIALGIPAPVLIGVFVAVNGYFFIPNYGPIIASLDFDTTGTTKIGKYILNHSFMLPGLLSMLFCLLIGLGLSHIIL; encoded by the coding sequence ATGTCTGCAATGTTTTTACTACAATTTGCCATCGTATTATTGTGTATCTTTGTGGGTGCGCGTGTAGGTGGTATCGGTTTAGGTGTATTTGGTGGTTTAGGTCTTGCCATTCTTTCTTTTGGCTTTGGCTTGAAACCAGCAGGTTTACCTATTGATGTTATGTTTATGATTATGGCTGTAGTGGCAGCCGCGGCAGCAATGCAAGCAGCTGGCGGTTTAGACTACATGATCAAAATCGCAACCAAAATCTTACGTCGTAATCCTAAACACATTACGTTTATTGCACCAGCAGTAACTTGGTTATTCACTCTCTTAGCGGGTACTGGTCACGTGGCATATTCTGTATTGCCAGTTATCGCTGAAGTGAGCCGTCAAAACGGTATCCGTCCTGAACGCCCAATGTCAATGGCGGTAATTGCATCACAATTTGCTATCGTAGCAAGCCCAATCGCTGCAGCGGTGGTGGCTGTGGTTGCTTACCTTGAGCCACAAGGCATTCATCTTGGCGATGTTTTAATGGTAACCATTCCTTCAACTATTCTAGGACTTTTCCTTGCTTGCTTATTTGTTAATAAAATGGGTAAAGAGTTAAAAGATGATCCAGAATATCAACGTCGTTTAAATGATCCAAAATATGCAGATATTTTTGCTTCTACCACTTCAGTCAAAGAAGTAGAAGTGAGCAAAACAGCTAAAATTTCCGTTTCTTTATTCTTATTTGGTGCTTTACTTGTCGTGTTAATGGGGGCAGTTCCTTCTATTCGACCTGTTTTTGATGGAAAACCAATGGGAATGGCACATACCATTGAAATTATTATGCTTTCAATTGGTGCATTGATTATCTTAACTTGTAAACCAGATGGCACAGCGATTACCAAAGGTTCTGTATTCCATGCAGGTATGCGCGCAGTAATCGCAATCTTCGGTATTGCTTGGTTAGGTGACACCTTAATGCAGGCACACATTACTGAAGTAAAAGAAATGGTAAAAGGCTTAGTTGAAACTGCACCATGGGCATTTGCTTTCGCGCTATTTGTACTTTCTGTATTAGTAAACAGCCAAGGTGCAACAGTAGCAACATTGTTCCCACTTGGTATTGCATTAGGTATTCCTGCGCCAGTATTAATCGGTGTATTTGTTGCTGTAAATGGTTACTTCTTTATTCCTAACTACGGTCCAATCATCGCATCTCTTGACTTCGATACCACTGGAACAACCAAAATCGGTAAATACATTTTAAACCACAGCTTTATGCTTCCGGGTTTATTAAGTATGCTTTTCTGTTTGTTAATCGGTTTAGGTCTTTCTCACATTATTCTTTAA